CAAAATGGATGGACAACAGAAGCATGGAACAAAATTGTCAAGGAATTTCATCAGAGGGAACAATATGTCTATTTCACAAAGACACAAATACAAGATAAGGAAAGAGAATTGAAAAGGGACTATAGGTTGCTAAAGGATGCAAAGAATCAAAGTGGAGCTCATTTTGATGAGAAGACAGGGAGGATTACGGCTGACCCAGCTTTATGGAAAAATATACTGACTTCTCATCCTAAGGCTAAAAAGTTCCGCAACAAGTCTTTTCCTCTATATGAGGCCTTGGGGGAGCTTTATGATGGTTAGTCTCATTACAACGTCCATTTTTCCAATATGTTATGTTGTCTACCCTTTTTAGTAAAACTTAATTGTGCAGGGCAAACAGCTGAAGGGACCTACAACTACACCTCCACCCAACTTCCCGATCTTACTCAAGTAGGAAATAGAGATGAGTTTCTCAACATACAACATGAACAAGATGAAGTGGAAGAAACCTTGCCGGCACATGAAGAAGATGATGTCCATGTTGTTGAGGCAGGAGATGCAACAGGTGAAAGGCATGATCCGGTGCCGCAGAGAAGGACTACTGCTACAAGAGGGAACAATGAAGAAACAAGGACAAAGAGGCATAAAAAGGGCGATAACCTAGAAGGAATAATGGGAAGATACATTGACATGAGAATGAAGCAAGCTGAGGAAGAAGACACACAACTAGCAAAAGAGAGGGAGGAAAAGGAAGTGAGTCAAGCTGCAGACTTCTCAATCAAGAAGTGCATATCCATTATTGGTACAATGGAAGTTACAAAGGAGGAAAAAGCGAAAGCCTACAATGTCTTCAAGGACCTTGACAACAGGCAAATTTTCTTGAGTGCATGCGATGATGATGTCGAGTCTGCACTGATTTGGCTGAGAAACGAGATGGCTTAGCTGGTATGCTCTCGTCCTTTCCCTCTTCTCTTCCCACTAACTTTTTGAGGCTTGCATCTCTTCCTAGGTTGACTACTAGCCTGCAAGCATCCTTGGGCATTTCCTTCTGCTATGCAGTCACTAGCTAGATGCTTGAACATTTCCTATTTTCTCTTAAAATCTATTTGAACACCATAATAATAATGAATTGCTTATGGTTTATTTGAGCATTTCCTATTTTCCCTTATGATTTATTTCCTATTTTCCTATTTTAGTTGCAAACAAAGCACAATTCTTTCGTGAACTGCTTTCTTTTTAGATTATTAGACATGTTTGTCATTTCCCTATCAATCTTGGGCTATGAGCAAATATGTGATTTAACTCGAAAATACCAATATGGTCTAGCATGTTTATGTTTGATATGAAATTATTAAAATGCGTGGAGAAATTCTAGCGTTTAACAGTTGCATTCCCTTGCAGGTGGAGTCCTCTGAATTGCTTGTTGGATAGACAGTATGTTATATTGTTCAAATGAAACATTAGCTATCTCCCTTTGGTTTGTTCTTAATCTAAATGCACACACTCTATTGTAATGTAATAAGAGACAATGAGTGGCCAACTTCTGATTTTGATGCTTCAAATTTCATCCGCTTCACAGACCTAATACGATGGGCACTGATCTTTTTATATGCATGCAACAAATTAATGTATCCATGTGGTGTAACCAAACAATGGAAAATTAGCCATGTATTAAATTCCAGCTGTAATTGAAACACACATGGTTTAAGTGACATGGGATGGATTCACTCAATCCCACCGTGTATTGGATTCCAATATGTATTAAATACTAGCGTGTCGAACAAGGCCTAACATGGATTTATATGACGTCGATCACAATCTATTTTCCGAACATCATACCTGTTGTCCTGACCGCTGACGTCGGCCGCATGGTTGCTGACGTGAAGCCGTTCTGGCGCCATGGGGACAAGCAGATGTGAGATCACGGCGTGAGGGCAGAGTCAAGCAAGAAGAGATGCGTCCGTAGTGCAGCCCGATAAGCTCGTCGGCGTGGAGACGAGCTAGCGACAACGGCTAGCCCGACCACGGAAAGGTGAGGGGATGCGACAACCACGGCCATCGGCCCACGCGATGGAGTTAGGCTCATGGCCTGGCGCGCGAGCACTAGCACGGTGGCAAGGACGCCAGTGAGGAGTAGTGAGGCACGACGGGGCATCATGGCAAGGAATAGCGGTCCGGTAAGGTGATGAAGGTGGCGCGCTAGGCTGGGATAGACAGAGACGAGCTCGAGATAGAGCTCACAGCGGCCGGCGGCACACCGGCATAAAACACCACGGCGGTCGGAGATGCTTCAGATGGCTGTGGCCATGGAGTTGAGAAAGAATAATGCCGGGCAGGAGATGGAGATACTGGAGGTTGAAGACGCCTGGGCGCATAGAGCGCGGGCCAAGCGACACAAGCAAGGGAGATGTGTGCGCCAAGGAACAGCGATGGAGAGCTCGACGACGGGCAGCTGAAGCACTCACGTTCAGGGAAAAACGCGATGACAGGAAGAGGGCACGAGCACGGCGTCGACACATGGACAAACGTGCGGCATGGGGCAGGCAAAGCTAGCGCGCTAGTGCTAGGGATGATGGCCGAGATGGAAAGGCTGGGAGATGAGCACCTGCGCTtagggctggacaaaatactcgtggctcATGAGCTCACTCGACTCGTGGCCAGCTCGGttcggctcgactcggctcgtttcaaTTTTATCACGAGCTGAACTAACATCTCAGCTCAGTTCGTTAACGAGCTTGACATGAGCTCGAGTCAGCTCGTTAGTTCGAATGAGCTAGCATTTATCTGTATAACAAAGTCTATACTTATATTGGATAAATTAATAAGTGATGAACTATGTGAGTTTAGGGTTTAAATGATGTGATATATAAAATTATGAGTATTGTTAGTCTTTTATAGTGTTAAATTAGTATGAAGTTAACTAGCAATTGATTATATTgatgtatatatatatttgtatTATTTTTTGTTGTGTCTtgtgagctaaacgagccagctcgagcttgcAAACGAGCCGAACTGGTTCTCTAGATCGGTTTCTTAACAAGTCGAGCCGAGTCAGCTCAAGAAACGAGATTTTTTCCAAAGAAAAGTGCATGCTCAGTATAGCAACGGAGGGAGGAAGACGTGAATGAATTTTCCAGCAAAATATCCATACTCGCATAAGAGAGAAAGATAttttttccattttattttcctATTCTTTCTTTTATTTTAACACAAACGTGTGCATATATCCGAGCTCCACGGTAAGTTTTAAGAAATTTTTAATGGGCCAGATTTAAACGTTATCGTGATAGTTTAGATTGTATTTAATTAATCTGAAACTAAACAAAAATCCGCTCGCTACCCGAACAGTTGGATCAGAGCGTAAAACAAACAGACCAAACCAAGGAACATCAGCTTTGATATTTAGATggggtttgatttagttaaaatcAGATGAAAATTTATCTATTCTCCGAACACCATTGATTTCTTTGCTGAGGACAACACACTGGAAAAAGAAACCCAATTATTACTCTTGCACACGTTTTTCTTGGCAATGTGCGCATTCCAGATTGCATAAATCAAGCGTATCTGAAATTCATCTTCGCAAAACCGAGCGGCTTAACGACTCAGGTCCCGGCGTCTTATACGACAATTTAATTTCTAGTTACAAAATCTTTTCACTTCAGACAGAAGTCGCGAGAGTAGGTCGAGCTTCTAAATTCGTATTCGCTTTAGATGAGCAACTCAATCGGCATAGGATTCACCGCATCATGAGATGGGTAAATCCCAAACTCCGAAGGATCTTTCGGATAACCGTGATAACAAAGATGAATATGATATATAGAGCTTGATTTTTACTTGATATATTCTGCTTAAATCCATATTCACTGTTGAACGTGcaataacacctagggtgttacatatGCATGCCCTTAAAATctagcgtcattatctgctgcgaAATGTATGTCATATATATACTGGTCataagagtctaaagtacatttttacccagtcaaaGTTGAGCATGAGACAAAGAAGATGGCTCgagctaatcaaggattatgatctagagattcattatcatccGGGAAAAGCTAATGTAGTGGCTGATGCCTTAAGTCGTAAAGCGTCTTGCCATAGCCTTACTGTGAGGTTCCCTACCACTACCTTATGCCAGGAAATGGAAAGACTAAATTTGGGTATAGTACAACAAGGGACTTTGATGCAGCTAAAGCTTGATTATATCCTTC
This portion of the Zea mays cultivar B73 chromosome 2, Zm-B73-REFERENCE-NAM-5.0, whole genome shotgun sequence genome encodes:
- the LOC103646936 gene encoding uncharacterized protein, translating into MLLSKSATKKPSPKAVDPRKHGGSPKEKLRASWNSTLEKTLVDLLHEHKIADYRGQNGWTTEAWNKIVKEFHQREQYVYFTKTQIQDKERELKRDYRLLKDAKNQSGAHFDEKTGRITADPALWKNILTSHPKAKKFRNKSFPLYEALGELYDGQTAEGTYNYTSTQLPDLTQVGNRDEFLNIQHEQDEVEETLPAHEEDDVHVVEAGDATGERHDPVPQRRTTATRGNNEETRTKRHKKGDNLEGIMGRYIDMRMKQAEEEDTQLAKEREEKEVSQAADFSIKKCISIIGTMEVTKEEKAKAYNVFKDLDNRQIFLSACDDDVESALIWLRNEMA